A single window of Narcine bancroftii isolate sNarBan1 chromosome 1, sNarBan1.hap1, whole genome shotgun sequence DNA harbors:
- the dnajc21 gene encoding dnaJ homolog subfamily C member 21 isoform X1: protein MRCHYETLGVSRDADGGELRRAHRRLALRWHPDKNPENPEHAAEQFKVIQAAYDVLSDPQERAWYDSHREAILKGGQDGDFQDDSLDLLQFFTSACYNGYSDDEEGFYAVYRLVFDTITEEEMEGALNPEELSFPTFGHSHSDYDTVVHPFYAHWQSFCTCRSMAWFEKFDTRQAANRWEKRAMEKENRRVRDKARRQRNELVRQLAAFVRKRDRRVQAHRHHLDGINLQKARRVQELQRQQALRQARLAEQYQEQSWVTLSGLEQELRHMEAQYQREFGDSSDEASSGSEEEGQDCSGQGADTVGDKTADLSPYDDLYCPACERTFQSSNTMRNHERSKKHRATVMLLRQQLQVEEQVLSQDASPSRDPSPPRDPSPPQDPSPRQPRPSRKLKKKMRKQQMCHPLPFSPAVSQSESSKESDSPRETSRGPSGSSDRLRESSKEREKLRDSSELLPQGKWPISGTTESSAQEASLMHADRQEGSPNHVSQEEGSLIHAGHQDGSPIHASRQEGSPIHADHQEESPIYDGLLEGFPVHTDLQEGSPVHTDRQERSPVHADHQERIWTQSPMMTDLIFSQKTKGKNEKLRKRSGARAENQPQDALQCVSCDCRFPSRNKLFEHLRATGHATGMRELPGAGSRGSRGKRRNR from the exons ATGCGGTGTCACTACGAGACGTTGGGGGTTTCGCGGGACGCGGACGGAGGGGAGTTGAGGAGAGCGCATCGGCGGCTGGCGCTGCGGTGGCACCCGG ACAAGAACCCGGAGAATCCGGAGCATGCAGCGGAACAGTTCAAGGTCATCCAGGCAGCGTACGATGTCCTGAGTGATCCGCAGGAGAGAGCATG GTACGACAGCCATCGTGAGGCCATTCTCAAGGGGGGTCAGGATGGTGATTTCCAGGATGACAGCCTTGACCTGCTGCAGTTCTTCACCAGCGCCTGTTACAATGGCTACAGCGATGACGAAGAG GGCTTCTACGCGGTGTACCGGTTGGTGTTTGACACCATCACAGAGGAAGAGATGGAGGGAGCACTGAACCCCGAGGAACTCTCCTTCCCAACCTTCGGACACTCACACAGTGACTACGATACG GTGGTTCACCCATTCTACGCCCACTGGCAGAGTTTCTGCACGTGTCGCAGCATGGCGTGGTTCGAGAAGTTCGATACCCGGCAAGCTGCCAACCGCTGGGAAAAGCGGGCCATGGAAAAGGAGAACCGCAGGGTGCGGGACAAGGCCCGGCGCCAACGCAACGAGCTGGTCCGTCAACTGGCGGCCTTTGTCCGCAAGCGTGACCGGCGGGTGCAGGCACACCGACACCACCTGGACGGCATCAACCTGCAGAAGGCCCGCAGGGTGCAGGAGCTGCAGCGGCAACAGGCACTGCGGCAGGCACG GCTTGCCGAGCAGTACCAGGAGCAGAGCTGGGTTACCCTGTCGGGCCTCGAGCAGGAGCTGCGGCACATGGAGGCACAGTACCAGAGGGAGTTTGGGGACAGCTCCGACGAGGCCTCATCCGGCAGCgaggaggaggggcaggactgcagCGGGCAAGGGGCAG ACACAGTGGGTGACAAGACGGCGGACCTCTCCCCATACGACGACCTGTACTGCCCAGCCTGTGAACGAACCTTCCAGAGTTCAAACAC AATGCGGAACCACGAGAGGTCGAAGAAGCACAGGGCCACTGTGATGTTACTGCGACAGCAACtgcaggtggaggagcaggtgctATCACAGGACGCCTCCCCGTCACGAGACCCCTCCCCTCCACGGGACCCCTCCCCGCCACAGGACCCTTCCCCTCGACAGCCCAG ACCCTCCAGGAAACTCAAGAAGAAAATGCGGAAGCAG CAGATGTGTCATCCCCTGCCCTTCAGCCCCGCCGTTAGCCAATCTGAGAGCAGCAAGGAGAGTGACAGTCCCAGGGAGACCAGCAGGGGTCCATCGGGGAGCAGCGATAGACTGAGAGAGAGCAGCAAGGAGCGGGAAAAACTGAGGGACAGCAGTGAACTGCTGCCGCAGGGCAAGTGGCCAATCTCTGGGACCACTGAATCGTCAGCCCAGGAGGCATCACTGATGCATGCCGATCGCCAGGAGGGCTCACCAAATCACGTCAGTCAAGAGGAGGGATCACTGATCCACGCTGGTCACCAGGACGGGTCACCGATTCACGCCAGTCGCCAGGAGGGGTCACCGATCCACGCCGATCACCAGGAGGAGTCACCGATCTACGATGGTCTCCTGGAGGGGTTTCCGGTCCACACCGATCTCCAGGAGGGGTCACCGGTCCACACCGATCGCCAGGAAAGGTCACCGGTGCACGCTGATCACCAGGAGAGGATCTGGACACAGAGCCCAATGATGACAGATTTGATTTTCAG CCAGAAAACCAAAGGTAAAAATGAGAAGCTCCGAAAACGATCCGGGGCGCGAGCAGAGAATCAACCCCAG GATGCCCTCCAATGTGTCAGCTGTGACTGCCGGTTCCCATCCAGGAACAAACTGTTCGAGCACCTGAGAGCGACGGGGCATGCGACGGGGATGCGGGAACTGCCAGGTGCCGGCAGCCGGGGCTCCAGGGGGAAACGCAGGAATCGCTAG
- the dnajc21 gene encoding dnaJ homolog subfamily C member 21 isoform X3 encodes MGFYAVYRLVFDTITEEEMEGALNPEELSFPTFGHSHSDYDTVVHPFYAHWQSFCTCRSMAWFEKFDTRQAANRWEKRAMEKENRRVRDKARRQRNELVRQLAAFVRKRDRRVQAHRHHLDGINLQKARRVQELQRQQALRQARLAEQYQEQSWVTLSGLEQELRHMEAQYQREFGDSSDEASSGSEEEGQDCSGQGADTVGDKTADLSPYDDLYCPACERTFQSSNTMRNHERSKKHRATVMLLRQQLQVEEQVLSQDASPSRDPSPPRDPSPPQDPSPRQPRPSRKLKKKMRKQQMCHPLPFSPAVSQSESSKESDSPRETSRGPSGSSDRLRESSKEREKLRDSSELLPQGKWPISGTTESSAQEASLMHADRQEGSPNHVSQEEGSLIHAGHQDGSPIHASRQEGSPIHADHQEESPIYDGLLEGFPVHTDLQEGSPVHTDRQERSPVHADHQERIWTQSPMMTDLIFSQKTKGKNEKLRKRSGARAENQPQDALQCVSCDCRFPSRNKLFEHLRATGHATGMRELPGAGSRGSRGKRRNR; translated from the exons ATG GGCTTCTACGCGGTGTACCGGTTGGTGTTTGACACCATCACAGAGGAAGAGATGGAGGGAGCACTGAACCCCGAGGAACTCTCCTTCCCAACCTTCGGACACTCACACAGTGACTACGATACG GTGGTTCACCCATTCTACGCCCACTGGCAGAGTTTCTGCACGTGTCGCAGCATGGCGTGGTTCGAGAAGTTCGATACCCGGCAAGCTGCCAACCGCTGGGAAAAGCGGGCCATGGAAAAGGAGAACCGCAGGGTGCGGGACAAGGCCCGGCGCCAACGCAACGAGCTGGTCCGTCAACTGGCGGCCTTTGTCCGCAAGCGTGACCGGCGGGTGCAGGCACACCGACACCACCTGGACGGCATCAACCTGCAGAAGGCCCGCAGGGTGCAGGAGCTGCAGCGGCAACAGGCACTGCGGCAGGCACG GCTTGCCGAGCAGTACCAGGAGCAGAGCTGGGTTACCCTGTCGGGCCTCGAGCAGGAGCTGCGGCACATGGAGGCACAGTACCAGAGGGAGTTTGGGGACAGCTCCGACGAGGCCTCATCCGGCAGCgaggaggaggggcaggactgcagCGGGCAAGGGGCAG ACACAGTGGGTGACAAGACGGCGGACCTCTCCCCATACGACGACCTGTACTGCCCAGCCTGTGAACGAACCTTCCAGAGTTCAAACAC AATGCGGAACCACGAGAGGTCGAAGAAGCACAGGGCCACTGTGATGTTACTGCGACAGCAACtgcaggtggaggagcaggtgctATCACAGGACGCCTCCCCGTCACGAGACCCCTCCCCTCCACGGGACCCCTCCCCGCCACAGGACCCTTCCCCTCGACAGCCCAG ACCCTCCAGGAAACTCAAGAAGAAAATGCGGAAGCAG CAGATGTGTCATCCCCTGCCCTTCAGCCCCGCCGTTAGCCAATCTGAGAGCAGCAAGGAGAGTGACAGTCCCAGGGAGACCAGCAGGGGTCCATCGGGGAGCAGCGATAGACTGAGAGAGAGCAGCAAGGAGCGGGAAAAACTGAGGGACAGCAGTGAACTGCTGCCGCAGGGCAAGTGGCCAATCTCTGGGACCACTGAATCGTCAGCCCAGGAGGCATCACTGATGCATGCCGATCGCCAGGAGGGCTCACCAAATCACGTCAGTCAAGAGGAGGGATCACTGATCCACGCTGGTCACCAGGACGGGTCACCGATTCACGCCAGTCGCCAGGAGGGGTCACCGATCCACGCCGATCACCAGGAGGAGTCACCGATCTACGATGGTCTCCTGGAGGGGTTTCCGGTCCACACCGATCTCCAGGAGGGGTCACCGGTCCACACCGATCGCCAGGAAAGGTCACCGGTGCACGCTGATCACCAGGAGAGGATCTGGACACAGAGCCCAATGATGACAGATTTGATTTTCAG CCAGAAAACCAAAGGTAAAAATGAGAAGCTCCGAAAACGATCCGGGGCGCGAGCAGAGAATCAACCCCAG GATGCCCTCCAATGTGTCAGCTGTGACTGCCGGTTCCCATCCAGGAACAAACTGTTCGAGCACCTGAGAGCGACGGGGCATGCGACGGGGATGCGGGAACTGCCAGGTGCCGGCAGCCGGGGCTCCAGGGGGAAACGCAGGAATCGCTAG
- the dnajc21 gene encoding dnaJ homolog subfamily C member 21 isoform X2: MRCHYETLGVSRDADGGELRRAHRRLALRWHPDKNPENPEHAAEQFKVIQAAYDVLSDPQERAWYDSHREAILKGGQDGDFQDDSLDLLQFFTSACYNGYSDDEEGFYAVYRLVFDTITEEEMEGALNPEELSFPTFGHSHSDYDTVVHPFYAHWQSFCTCRSMAWFEKFDTRQAANRWEKRAMEKENRRVRDKARRQRNELVRQLAAFVRKRDRRVQAHRHHLDGINLQKARRVQELQRQQALRQARLAEQYQEQSWVTLSGLEQELRHMEAQYQREFGDSSDEASSGSEEEGQDCSGQGADTVGDKTADLSPYDDLYCPACERTFQSSNTMRNHERSKKHRATVMLLRQQLQVEEQVLSQDASPSRDPSPPRDPSPPQDPSPRQPRPSRKLKKKMRKQMCHPLPFSPAVSQSESSKESDSPRETSRGPSGSSDRLRESSKEREKLRDSSELLPQGKWPISGTTESSAQEASLMHADRQEGSPNHVSQEEGSLIHAGHQDGSPIHASRQEGSPIHADHQEESPIYDGLLEGFPVHTDLQEGSPVHTDRQERSPVHADHQERIWTQSPMMTDLIFSQKTKGKNEKLRKRSGARAENQPQDALQCVSCDCRFPSRNKLFEHLRATGHATGMRELPGAGSRGSRGKRRNR, from the exons ATGCGGTGTCACTACGAGACGTTGGGGGTTTCGCGGGACGCGGACGGAGGGGAGTTGAGGAGAGCGCATCGGCGGCTGGCGCTGCGGTGGCACCCGG ACAAGAACCCGGAGAATCCGGAGCATGCAGCGGAACAGTTCAAGGTCATCCAGGCAGCGTACGATGTCCTGAGTGATCCGCAGGAGAGAGCATG GTACGACAGCCATCGTGAGGCCATTCTCAAGGGGGGTCAGGATGGTGATTTCCAGGATGACAGCCTTGACCTGCTGCAGTTCTTCACCAGCGCCTGTTACAATGGCTACAGCGATGACGAAGAG GGCTTCTACGCGGTGTACCGGTTGGTGTTTGACACCATCACAGAGGAAGAGATGGAGGGAGCACTGAACCCCGAGGAACTCTCCTTCCCAACCTTCGGACACTCACACAGTGACTACGATACG GTGGTTCACCCATTCTACGCCCACTGGCAGAGTTTCTGCACGTGTCGCAGCATGGCGTGGTTCGAGAAGTTCGATACCCGGCAAGCTGCCAACCGCTGGGAAAAGCGGGCCATGGAAAAGGAGAACCGCAGGGTGCGGGACAAGGCCCGGCGCCAACGCAACGAGCTGGTCCGTCAACTGGCGGCCTTTGTCCGCAAGCGTGACCGGCGGGTGCAGGCACACCGACACCACCTGGACGGCATCAACCTGCAGAAGGCCCGCAGGGTGCAGGAGCTGCAGCGGCAACAGGCACTGCGGCAGGCACG GCTTGCCGAGCAGTACCAGGAGCAGAGCTGGGTTACCCTGTCGGGCCTCGAGCAGGAGCTGCGGCACATGGAGGCACAGTACCAGAGGGAGTTTGGGGACAGCTCCGACGAGGCCTCATCCGGCAGCgaggaggaggggcaggactgcagCGGGCAAGGGGCAG ACACAGTGGGTGACAAGACGGCGGACCTCTCCCCATACGACGACCTGTACTGCCCAGCCTGTGAACGAACCTTCCAGAGTTCAAACAC AATGCGGAACCACGAGAGGTCGAAGAAGCACAGGGCCACTGTGATGTTACTGCGACAGCAACtgcaggtggaggagcaggtgctATCACAGGACGCCTCCCCGTCACGAGACCCCTCCCCTCCACGGGACCCCTCCCCGCCACAGGACCCTTCCCCTCGACAGCCCAG ACCCTCCAGGAAACTCAAGAAGAAAATGCGGAAGCAG ATGTGTCATCCCCTGCCCTTCAGCCCCGCCGTTAGCCAATCTGAGAGCAGCAAGGAGAGTGACAGTCCCAGGGAGACCAGCAGGGGTCCATCGGGGAGCAGCGATAGACTGAGAGAGAGCAGCAAGGAGCGGGAAAAACTGAGGGACAGCAGTGAACTGCTGCCGCAGGGCAAGTGGCCAATCTCTGGGACCACTGAATCGTCAGCCCAGGAGGCATCACTGATGCATGCCGATCGCCAGGAGGGCTCACCAAATCACGTCAGTCAAGAGGAGGGATCACTGATCCACGCTGGTCACCAGGACGGGTCACCGATTCACGCCAGTCGCCAGGAGGGGTCACCGATCCACGCCGATCACCAGGAGGAGTCACCGATCTACGATGGTCTCCTGGAGGGGTTTCCGGTCCACACCGATCTCCAGGAGGGGTCACCGGTCCACACCGATCGCCAGGAAAGGTCACCGGTGCACGCTGATCACCAGGAGAGGATCTGGACACAGAGCCCAATGATGACAGATTTGATTTTCAG CCAGAAAACCAAAGGTAAAAATGAGAAGCTCCGAAAACGATCCGGGGCGCGAGCAGAGAATCAACCCCAG GATGCCCTCCAATGTGTCAGCTGTGACTGCCGGTTCCCATCCAGGAACAAACTGTTCGAGCACCTGAGAGCGACGGGGCATGCGACGGGGATGCGGGAACTGCCAGGTGCCGGCAGCCGGGGCTCCAGGGGGAAACGCAGGAATCGCTAG